One Pectobacterium colocasium DNA segment encodes these proteins:
- a CDS encoding methyl-accepting chemotaxis protein — MLRNITIKTSLIALLGTMVLLLLLVCGIGITSINQGVTSLTTIDKIQGKEVTALAGSYTASLRARTGAALAARQMESGLTDLANASVARAEAYTALSQKEMARFLSYGTVTERGARMAAEVKSSYEQYMSLGVQPMVDALKRGDVAAYYVLLQDVLPPLSVKMDKVANEFRDFGLEVGETMLTDAENFAFERLTIIGVACVVVLLLVLAAWIALKRSILSPLEETVAQLEFIARGDLTQRIAEGGNNEIGRLIQAMQVMQSSLATAVGRVRDAGMQIDVGTRELSSGNTHLAARTEESASSLEETAASMEQLTATVALNAESAEQAHTLAQNVSDIANKGSETVGSMIEKMQMISSSSERIADILAVIDGIAFQTNILALNAAVEAARAGEQGRGFAVVAGEVRNLAQRSAQSAKEIKMLMEESQSRVSEGTAMAKMAGETMNDVSGAVARVTSLMREISTATREQSNGIGQVNLAVSQMDEVAQQNASLVEESAAATRSLEDQARLLAESMAQFKVQSQEFAAIGRF, encoded by the coding sequence ATGTTAAGAAATATCACAATCAAGACGAGCTTGATTGCTTTGTTAGGCACGATGGTCCTGCTGTTATTGCTGGTCTGCGGAATTGGCATCACCTCAATCAATCAGGGAGTCACGTCGCTGACGACAATCGACAAGATTCAGGGGAAAGAAGTCACGGCGCTGGCGGGGAGTTATACCGCCTCGCTGCGTGCAAGAACGGGCGCGGCGTTGGCCGCTCGTCAGATGGAAAGCGGGTTGACCGATCTCGCAAATGCATCGGTCGCGCGAGCGGAAGCCTACACGGCGCTCTCCCAAAAAGAAATGGCGCGTTTTCTTTCTTACGGCACCGTAACGGAGCGCGGCGCCAGAATGGCGGCTGAGGTGAAAAGTAGCTACGAGCAGTACATGAGCCTTGGCGTTCAGCCGATGGTCGATGCGTTGAAACGCGGCGATGTTGCAGCCTATTACGTGCTGTTGCAAGACGTACTGCCGCCGCTCAGCGTTAAGATGGATAAGGTGGCGAACGAATTCCGCGACTTCGGCCTGGAAGTGGGAGAAACTATGCTGACAGACGCCGAGAACTTTGCGTTTGAGCGCCTGACGATCATTGGTGTTGCCTGTGTCGTCGTTCTGCTGCTGGTATTGGCTGCCTGGATTGCGCTGAAGCGTTCTATCCTTTCTCCGCTTGAAGAAACGGTCGCCCAATTGGAATTTATTGCCCGTGGCGATTTGACCCAGCGCATCGCCGAGGGGGGGAATAATGAAATAGGCCGCCTGATTCAGGCGATGCAGGTAATGCAGTCTTCACTGGCAACCGCCGTTGGGCGCGTTCGCGATGCCGGTATGCAAATTGATGTCGGCACGCGTGAACTGTCTTCTGGCAATACCCATCTGGCTGCGCGCACGGAAGAGTCTGCTTCATCGCTGGAAGAAACCGCCGCCAGTATGGAGCAGTTGACTGCCACGGTAGCGCTGAATGCGGAGAGTGCGGAACAAGCGCATACGCTGGCGCAAAATGTGTCGGATATCGCTAATAAGGGCAGCGAGACCGTCGGCAGCATGATTGAGAAAATGCAGATGATTTCCAGCAGTTCGGAGCGTATTGCCGATATTCTGGCGGTGATTGACGGTATTGCGTTCCAGACCAATATTCTGGCGCTGAACGCAGCGGTTGAAGCCGCACGTGCGGGTGAGCAGGGGCGTGGGTTTGCCGTGGTCGCGGGAGAAGTCCGCAATCTGGCGCAGCGCAGTGCCCAGTCGGCTAAAGAGATTAAAATGCTGATGGAAGAATCGCAGAGCCGTGTCAGTGAAGGCACCGCGATGGCAAAAATGGCGGGCGAAACGATGAATGACGTTTCTGGCGCCGTGGCACGCGTCACGTCCCTGATGCGTGAGATCTCAACGGCAACGCGTGAGCAGAGCAATGGGATTGGGCAGGTGAATCTGGCGGTGTCGCAGATGGATGAGGTCGCCCAGCAAAATGCGTCTCTGGTCGAAGAATCCGCCGCGGCCACGCGCTCGTTAGAAGATCAGGCGCGTCTGCTGGCAGAAAGCATGGCGCAGTTTAAAGTGCAGTCGCAGGAGTTTGCCGCTATCGGCCGATTCTAA
- a CDS encoding inorganic triphosphatase: MSEEIELKFIVHPDSVESLLTQLAEWESDYSQYEHMRAQRLSNTYYETADNYLRRNGIGLRIRGENERYEMTAKTAGKVIGGLHQHPEYNVELDKAELDLSLFPAEVWPEECDVEALQSSLNPLFSTEFTREKWVFTYYQSVIEVALDRGEIRAGDLSEPLCELEMELKIGQTTHLLELAKEIAEFGGMRQGSLSKAARGYHLAKGNPVRECLPLNRLVVDPKTTIDQAIRAALELGLSHWQYHEELWVRGNPSAREALPEASALMREMLVLVGGVVLRKVTTLFRSALATLESRLQSASGADVCYSTDYLQSKLVLTSWLVESGWRDHMDNKDRIKLQGSFKRFADIMLSRSTADLKSAFASKLTEVQYEQQIPRLQRNICAFLLLSGAYPAEQVEAYISHWRVLLHEIERLAAGKAPSVYLEAYRKEALTLPPFWLHSGGPSQ, encoded by the coding sequence ATGAGTGAAGAAATTGAACTGAAGTTTATTGTTCATCCAGACAGCGTTGAATCGCTGTTGACGCAACTGGCTGAATGGGAAAGTGATTATAGCCAGTATGAGCACATGCGTGCTCAGCGTCTGAGCAATACTTATTATGAGACGGCGGACAACTATCTGCGACGCAACGGCATCGGTCTGCGTATTCGTGGCGAGAATGAACGCTATGAAATGACGGCGAAGACAGCCGGTAAGGTCATTGGCGGGCTGCATCAACATCCTGAATATAACGTTGAACTGGATAAAGCTGAGCTGGATCTCAGCCTGTTTCCAGCGGAAGTCTGGCCGGAAGAGTGCGATGTTGAGGCGTTGCAGTCATCGCTCAACCCGCTGTTTAGCACGGAGTTTACGCGTGAAAAGTGGGTGTTTACTTACTATCAAAGCGTGATTGAAGTGGCGTTAGATCGTGGTGAAATTCGTGCCGGGGATCTGAGTGAACCGCTGTGTGAATTGGAGATGGAACTTAAGATTGGTCAGACTACCCACCTGCTGGAACTGGCAAAGGAAATCGCAGAGTTTGGTGGTATGCGGCAGGGCAGCCTCAGTAAGGCCGCGCGCGGATACCATCTGGCAAAAGGTAACCCGGTTCGCGAGTGTCTTCCTCTCAATAGATTAGTTGTCGATCCAAAAACCACTATCGATCAGGCTATCCGTGCGGCGCTGGAACTGGGGTTGAGCCATTGGCAATACCACGAAGAACTGTGGGTCAGAGGGAACCCTTCTGCCCGCGAAGCGCTGCCTGAAGCCAGCGCGTTGATGCGCGAAATGTTGGTACTGGTAGGCGGCGTCGTGCTACGCAAAGTCACCACGCTTTTTCGCTCGGCTCTCGCTACTTTGGAGTCCCGGTTACAAAGCGCCAGTGGCGCAGACGTCTGTTACAGCACTGACTACCTGCAAAGTAAGTTGGTACTGACTTCCTGGCTGGTCGAGTCTGGCTGGCGGGACCATATGGATAATAAAGATCGCATTAAGCTACAGGGTTCGTTCAAACGCTTTGCTGACATCATGCTAAGCCGTAGCACGGCGGATCTGAAAAGCGCTTTTGCTTCTAAATTGACGGAAGTGCAGTACGAACAGCAAATTCCTCGCCTGCAACGTAATATCTGCGCGTTTCTTCTCTTGTCCGGCGCGTATCCGGCGGAGCAGGTGGAAGCCTACATTTCACACTGGCGGGTGTTGCTCCACGAAATTGAGCGGCTCGCTGCCGGGAAGGCGCCTTCCGTGTATCTGGAAGCCTACCGTAAAGAGGCGTTGACCTTGCCCCCGTTCTGGCTACATAGCGGCGGACCATCACAGTAA
- a CDS encoding TIGR04211 family SH3 domain-containing protein: MQKLGLLCFTLFSLTLSWTTQAEEKRYISDELLTYVHSGPGNQYRIVGTLNAGAEVTLLSVNENAGYAQIRDDKNRTTWIPLDQLSNTPSLRTRVPELENQVKDLTDKLNNIDQTWNQRTADMQQKVAGSDSVINGLRQENQDLKNQLIVAQKKVSAANVQLDDKQRTIILQWFMYGGGVAGIGLLLGLLLPHIIPRKKKNDRWMN; the protein is encoded by the coding sequence ATGCAGAAATTAGGCTTACTCTGTTTTACTTTATTTTCTCTCACGCTGAGTTGGACCACACAGGCGGAAGAAAAACGCTATATTTCCGATGAGTTATTGACGTATGTCCACAGTGGCCCGGGCAATCAATATCGTATCGTCGGCACACTGAATGCGGGTGCAGAGGTCACGCTACTCAGCGTTAATGAAAACGCGGGCTATGCACAGATTCGTGATGACAAAAACCGCACCACCTGGATCCCGCTCGACCAGTTGAGCAATACGCCGAGCCTGCGCACGCGGGTGCCCGAACTGGAGAATCAGGTCAAAGACCTGACGGACAAACTGAATAATATCGATCAGACCTGGAACCAGCGCACCGCAGATATGCAGCAGAAAGTCGCGGGCAGCGATAGTGTTATCAACGGATTACGTCAGGAAAATCAGGATCTGAAAAATCAGCTTATCGTGGCGCAAAAGAAAGTCAGCGCGGCGAATGTCCAGCTTGATGATAAGCAACGCACCATCATTTTACAGTGGTTTATGTACGGCGGCGGCGTGGCAGGCATCGGCCTGCTGCTGGGTCTGCTGTTGCCACACATCATCCCGCGCAAAAAGAAAAATGACCGCTGGATGAACTAA
- a CDS encoding gamma-glutamylcyclotransferase family protein, with translation MRIIVYGSLRRKQGNSHWMTNAQWLGDCQLAGFELYDLGHYPAVVPGDGEIHCEVYRISSSILTELDALKRDGHEYQRELISTPLGSAWIYLYKHSVAGLTRIASGDWLKRNEEDEA, from the coding sequence ATGCGAATTATTGTTTACGGCAGTTTACGACGCAAACAGGGAAATAGTCATTGGATGACCAATGCGCAATGGCTAGGGGATTGTCAGCTCGCAGGTTTCGAGCTGTACGATCTCGGCCATTATCCGGCAGTAGTACCTGGTGATGGCGAAATCCATTGTGAGGTTTATCGCATTAGTTCGTCGATATTGACGGAACTGGATGCCTTAAAGCGGGACGGTCACGAATACCAACGTGAGCTGATTTCCACCCCTCTGGGCAGTGCCTGGATCTATTTGTACAAACACTCTGTTGCAGGATTGACGCGTATAGCCAGCGGTGACTGGCTAAAGCGTAACGAAGAAGATGAGGCTTGA
- a CDS encoding multifunctional CCA addition/repair protein: protein MKIYLVGGAVRDSMLGLPVTEKDWVVVGATPENLLEQGYQQVGKDFPVFLHPVSRDEYALARTERKSGKGYTGFVCHAAPDVTLEQDLLRRDLTINAIARTERGDLIDPYHGRRDLENRVLRHVSDAFSEDPLRVLRVARFAARFAHLGFQIAEETMALMQKMAHEGELAYLTPERVWKETEKALGTSSPDVYFQVLRDCGALAVLFPEIDNLYGVPAPAKWHPEIDTGIHTMMTVAMAARLSPEIDVRFATLCHDLGKGLTPPELWPRHHGHGPAGVKLVEALCQRLRVPNPIRDLAKLVAEYHDLVHTVQVLQPKTLLKLFDAIDVWRKPQRLEQLALTSEADARGRAGFEDTPYPQGDYLREAFRVASLVSSTAVVADGFKGIDVRNELTRRRTQALADWKAQQPDASAPS from the coding sequence TTGAAGATTTACCTTGTCGGCGGCGCTGTTCGGGACAGCATGCTGGGTTTACCCGTCACCGAGAAAGATTGGGTGGTGGTCGGCGCGACGCCGGAGAATCTGCTAGAGCAGGGTTACCAGCAGGTTGGAAAGGATTTCCCCGTTTTCTTACACCCCGTTAGCCGCGATGAATACGCACTCGCACGTACCGAGCGCAAATCCGGCAAAGGCTATACCGGTTTTGTCTGCCATGCCGCGCCCGATGTCACGCTAGAGCAGGATTTGCTTCGCCGCGATTTGACCATCAATGCCATTGCCCGCACTGAGCGGGGAGATCTCATCGATCCTTATCATGGCCGTCGCGATCTTGAGAATCGCGTACTGCGCCACGTATCCGACGCGTTCAGCGAAGATCCGTTACGAGTGCTGCGCGTTGCCCGTTTTGCCGCGCGTTTTGCTCATCTCGGCTTCCAGATTGCAGAAGAAACCATGGCGCTGATGCAAAAAATGGCGCATGAGGGCGAATTGGCTTACCTGACGCCAGAGCGGGTCTGGAAAGAAACGGAAAAAGCGCTTGGCACGTCATCGCCAGATGTCTATTTTCAGGTGCTGCGTGACTGCGGCGCGCTGGCCGTACTGTTTCCAGAGATCGATAATCTGTACGGTGTGCCCGCCCCTGCCAAGTGGCACCCAGAAATCGATACCGGCATTCATACCATGATGACGGTGGCGATGGCCGCACGCCTCAGCCCTGAGATTGACGTACGCTTTGCCACGCTGTGCCACGATTTAGGGAAAGGGCTGACGCCTCCTGAACTGTGGCCACGGCATCACGGTCATGGCCCGGCGGGTGTCAAACTGGTTGAAGCGCTGTGTCAGCGCCTGCGCGTGCCTAACCCGATTCGCGATTTGGCAAAGCTGGTTGCGGAATATCATGACCTGGTTCATACCGTACAGGTGTTGCAACCCAAAACGCTGCTGAAGTTATTTGATGCCATTGATGTCTGGCGCAAGCCGCAGCGCCTGGAGCAGTTAGCGCTCACTAGCGAAGCCGACGCCAGAGGGCGGGCGGGTTTTGAAGATACGCCTTATCCACAAGGCGACTATCTGCGTGAAGCCTTCCGCGTTGCCAGTCTGGTCAGCAGTACGGCCGTCGTCGCTGACGGTTTTAAAGGCATTGACGTGCGCAATGAGCTGACACGTCGCCGCACTCAGGCATTGGCAGACTGGAAAGCCCAGCAGCCGGATGCCTCAGCCCCATCCTGA
- the folB gene encoding bifunctional dihydroneopterin aldolase/7,8-dihydroneopterin epimerase — translation MDIVFIEELTVITTIGVYDWEQTIQQKLVFDIEMGWDNRQAAASDDVNDCLSYADVSDAVIAHVANQRFALVERVAEEVAHMLMQRFSIPWLRIKLSKPGAVAQARQVGVIIERGAR, via the coding sequence ATGGATATCGTATTTATTGAAGAACTTACTGTAATCACCACCATCGGTGTTTACGATTGGGAACAGACTATCCAGCAGAAACTGGTGTTCGATATCGAAATGGGCTGGGACAACCGTCAGGCCGCCGCCAGTGACGATGTGAATGACTGCCTGAGCTATGCTGATGTCAGCGATGCGGTGATTGCCCATGTGGCAAATCAGCGCTTTGCTCTGGTAGAGCGTGTCGCTGAAGAAGTCGCACACATGCTGATGCAGCGCTTCTCTATTCCCTGGCTGCGGATCAAGCTCAGCAAGCCGGGGGCGGTGGCGCAGGCGCGTCAGGTTGGGGTCATTATTGAACGTGGCGCACGATAA
- the ppa gene encoding inorganic diphosphatase, whose amino-acid sequence MSLNNVPAGKDLPEDIYVVIEIPANADPIKYEIDKDSGALFVDRFMSTAMFYPCNYGYINHTLSLDGDPVDVLVPTPYPLQPGSVIRCRPVGVLKMTDEAGEDAKLVAVPHSKLTKEYDHIKDVNDLPELLRAQIGHFFEHYKDLEKGKWVKVEGWDNADAAKAEIVASFERAKNK is encoded by the coding sequence ATGAGTCTGAACAATGTCCCGGCGGGTAAAGATCTGCCGGAAGATATCTATGTAGTGATTGAAATTCCCGCGAACGCCGATCCGATCAAATATGAAATTGATAAAGATAGCGGTGCGCTGTTTGTAGACCGTTTCATGTCTACAGCGATGTTCTACCCATGCAACTACGGCTACATCAACCACACGCTGTCTCTGGATGGCGACCCGGTTGACGTTCTGGTGCCAACCCCGTATCCACTACAGCCAGGCTCCGTGATCCGTTGCCGTCCTGTTGGCGTGCTGAAAATGACTGACGAAGCAGGCGAAGATGCCAAGCTGGTTGCCGTTCCGCACAGCAAACTGACGAAAGAATACGATCACATTAAAGACGTTAACGACCTGCCTGAGCTGCTGCGTGCACAGATCGGCCACTTCTTTGAGCACTACAAAGATCTGGAAAAAGGCAAGTGGGTGAAAGTGGAAGGTTGGGATAACGCTGACGCGGCAAAAGCCGAGATCGTTGCTTCCTTCGAGCGCGCGAAAAACAAATAA
- the bacA gene encoding undecaprenyl-diphosphate phosphatase translates to MTDLHSLLIAFILGVVEGLTEFLPVSSTGHMIIVGHWLGFVDEKAKTFEVIIQLGSILAVVVMFWRRLFGLIGIHFGEVPHEGHTAGRLKLTHILLAMIPAVVLGLIFHDVIKSLFYPQNVMYALVIGGFLLLAAEWLKPKKPRAVGLDDITHRQAFMIGCFQCLALWPGFSRSGATISGGMLVGVSRYAASEFSFILAVPMMMGATVLDLYKSWHFLSLSDVPMFAVGFVTAFIVALIAIKTFLKVIKRISFVPFAIYRFIVAGVVYMVFM, encoded by the coding sequence ATGACTGACCTGCATTCATTGCTAATCGCATTTATTCTTGGTGTGGTCGAAGGACTGACCGAGTTTTTGCCCGTATCGTCTACGGGGCATATGATTATTGTTGGTCACTGGTTAGGGTTTGTTGATGAGAAAGCCAAGACGTTTGAAGTGATTATTCAGCTTGGCTCGATTCTGGCCGTTGTCGTGATGTTCTGGCGCCGTCTCTTTGGTTTGATTGGTATTCACTTCGGTGAAGTCCCGCATGAGGGGCATACGGCGGGTCGTCTGAAATTGACGCACATCTTGCTGGCTATGATTCCCGCTGTGGTGCTTGGGCTGATTTTCCATGACGTGATCAAATCGTTGTTTTACCCACAGAACGTGATGTATGCGCTGGTTATCGGTGGTTTTCTGCTGTTAGCGGCGGAATGGCTTAAGCCTAAAAAGCCGCGCGCCGTCGGGCTGGATGACATCACGCATCGTCAGGCATTTATGATTGGCTGTTTTCAATGTCTGGCGCTGTGGCCCGGTTTTTCACGTTCGGGGGCGACCATTTCCGGCGGGATGCTGGTGGGCGTCAGCCGCTATGCGGCTTCCGAATTCTCTTTTATTCTGGCGGTTCCCATGATGATGGGCGCGACCGTTCTGGATCTGTATAAAAGCTGGCATTTCCTGTCGCTGTCCGATGTACCGATGTTTGCCGTTGGTTTTGTGACGGCGTTTATCGTGGCGCTGATTGCGATTAAAACCTTCCTGAAAGTCATCAAACGCATCTCGTTTGTCCCGTTTGCGATTTACCGTTTTATCGTCGCGGGCGTCGTTTACATGGTGTTTATGTAA
- the plsY gene encoding glycerol-3-phosphate 1-O-acyltransferase PlsY codes for MSVTALGMMLIAYLCGSISSAILFCRIAGLPDPRQHGSGNPGATNVLRIGGKAAAATVLVFDVLKGMLPVWAAYALGVPPLYLGLTAIAACLGHIYPVFFHFRGGKGVATAFGAIAPIGWDLTGLMTGTWLLTVLLSGYSSLGAIVSALIAPFYVWWFKPQFTFPVAMLSCLILMRHHDNIQRLWRGQESKIWNKLRKKKQPEDEQTPPEA; via the coding sequence ATGAGTGTTACCGCGCTTGGTATGATGTTAATCGCGTATCTGTGTGGCTCTATTTCCAGTGCGATTTTGTTTTGCAGAATTGCTGGGCTACCTGACCCGCGTCAGCATGGTTCCGGGAACCCCGGAGCCACTAACGTATTGCGTATTGGCGGCAAGGCTGCCGCTGCAACCGTATTAGTTTTTGATGTCCTGAAAGGCATGCTGCCAGTCTGGGCCGCTTACGCACTGGGCGTTCCCCCGCTCTATCTTGGGTTAACCGCCATCGCTGCCTGTCTCGGCCATATCTATCCGGTCTTTTTCCACTTTCGCGGCGGCAAAGGTGTGGCGACGGCTTTTGGTGCCATCGCACCAATCGGCTGGGATCTGACGGGACTGATGACTGGCACCTGGCTACTCACCGTCCTGCTGAGCGGTTATTCCTCACTCGGTGCCATCGTCAGTGCGCTCATCGCACCGTTTTATGTTTGGTGGTTCAAGCCACAGTTTACTTTTCCCGTCGCGATGCTCTCTTGTCTGATCCTGATGCGTCACCACGACAATATCCAGCGCCTATGGCGCGGACAGGAAAGTAAAATCTGGAACAAGCTGCGTAAGAAGAAACAGCCAGAAGACGAACAAACGCCCCCCGAAGCATAA